Proteins encoded in a region of the Anopheles aquasalis chromosome 2, idAnoAquaMG_Q_19, whole genome shotgun sequence genome:
- the LOC126572417 gene encoding homeobox protein Hmx, with protein sequence MIHHQPAKYHHSNPLSHFLNLHTSHATAAAAAALALQHQQQMSSFQQIRGELATLPSAEGAQTQRSQTEDEDEDSSNDRSYQGADRSSPRQEPPACETSLGEVSESEHHIDIDVDDPRCRSGVGNEGESKDGRASPAVSALHRLCSKVGGHDQRHQEDDDDEEEIVIDSKVPQEEEDREDHKDVEEHDRSSNRTSPCTDTAVLGTDGFVGKSFTIAAILGLKKKQDDAAAAAAAAAAAAVAAATVGNDYVMAAAAAGMEKRDRAGSADSAEAIASHGYGMGPLGGGQQQSNAIQNLHQLSELHGGPGGGGSFSAFHPSGGGRQASHSHHPAASHHHGHHPHHHFANHHHFHHHHQGQQQQQQQQQQQQHHQQQQQQQLHQQHVAQQHHLQQQVAGHHIALAGPHHHSQNHNRDKFKELSKKSGLSSSSAASLKSKRVRTIFTPEQLERLEAEFERQQYMVGPERLYLAHTLQLTEAQVKVWFQNRRIKWRKHHLEITQQRLALIRQRQIAAGGTAGVPLPNGGQPTTGHLPGQSTHQPGGMSGGRMINPIESPELTICTDSMDARSVASEGDD encoded by the exons ATGattcaccaccaaccggccaaGTACCATCATTCGAATCCGCTGAGCCACTTCCTGAATTTGCACACATCACACGCAactgcggctgcggcggcagcCTTAGCATTG caacaccagcaacaaatGAGTAGCTTCCAACAGATTCGCGGAGAGCTAGCAACACTACCCTCAGCAGAAGGCGCTCAAACGCAGCGATCTCAAacagaagatgaagacgaagacagcagcaacgataGGAGCTACCAGGGTGCCGATAGATCGAGCCCTCGTCAAGAGCCACCAGCTTGCGAAACCAGTCTAGGGGAGGTGAGCGAATCGGAGCACCACATTGACATCGACGTAGATGATCCTCGTTGCCGCTCGGGAGTTGGCAACGAGGGTGAAAGCAAGGATGGTCGTGCATCACCAGCAGTTAGTGCACTGCATAGGTTGTGTTCCAAGGTTGGTGGGCATGATCAGCGCCACcaggaagacgatgatgatgaggaagaaatCGTTATCGATAGTAAGGTGccacaggaggaggaagatcgCGAGGACCACAAGGATGTGGAGGAGCACGATCGAAGCAGTAACCGCACTAGCCCCTGCACCGATACGGCTGTCCTTGGTACGGATGGGTTTGTGGGGAAATCCTTCACGATAGCGGCCATTTTGGGGTTGAAAAAGAAGCaagatgatgcagcagcagcagcagcagcggccgccgccgcggCAGTAGCCGCTGCCACCGTGGGCAACGATTATG TaatggcggctgctgctgccggtatGGAGAAGCGGGATCGTGCTGGAAGTGCCGATAGTGCAGAGGCGATAGCATCACATGGATATGGTATGGGACCACTGGGAGGtgggcagcagcaatcgaacgCCATACAGAACCTACATCAACTGTCGGAGCTGCACGGTGGGCCGGGTGGTGGCGGAAGCTTCTCTGCCTTTCACCCGTCTGGCGGTGGGAGACAAGCTAGCCATTCGCATCATCCTGcagccagccaccatcatggacaccatccacatcatcattttgcgaaccatcatcactttcatcaccatcatcaggggcaacagcagcaacagcagcaacagcaacaacaacagcaccaccagcaacagcaacagcagcagcttcatcaacaacacgttgctcagcaacatcatcttcagcaaCAAGTCGCCGGACATCATATAGCACTCGCAGGACCACACCATCACAGCCAGAATCACAACAGGGATAAATTCAAAG AGTTAAGCAAAAAGTCTGGCCTATCCTCGTCATCGGCGGCGTCACTGAAAAGCAAACGTGTCCGGACGATTTTCACTCCCGAGCAGCTCGAGCGGCTTGAAGCCGAATTCGAAAGACAGCAGTACATGGTGGGACCGGAACGATTATACCTAGCCCACACACTGCAACTAACGGAAGCTCAG GTGAAAGTATGGTTTCAAAATCGACGGATCAAGTGGCGAAAGCACCATCTGGAAATTACCCAGCAACGGTTAGCATTGATCCGCCAGCGCCAGATAGCGGCCGGTGGAACCGCTGGTGTACCTTTGCCGAACGGAGGACAACCAACTACCGGCCATCTGCCCGGCCAATCCACCCACCAACCGGGAGGGATGAGTGGCGGTCGTATGATAAATCCGATCGAATCACCGGAACTGACGATCTGTACCGACTCGATGGATGCACGTAGTGTGGCCAGTGAGGGAGACGATTAG